The following coding sequences are from one Candidatus Borkfalkia ceftriaxoniphila window:
- a CDS encoding helix-turn-helix domain-containing protein, with the protein MMATDTNNKTETLYTLYILTCIANNKRYIGITDKDPQLRWKGGDGYRTNFELYTDIRKYGWEEGFKHEIVSTNLTLEEAKEAEKVFVKTYDTQNQEKGYNHRGGGICYGGNRPRGSIGEKLKLLRKNKHYTQEKVAEDLGLVRATISNYEVGRRVPSMPDLQLFAQYYGVDFGYFGVSATDPDFELNTRIIEYFKNEAISIEEKIALFNDIILAYTKYIIEDEE; encoded by the coding sequence ATGATGGCAACTGACACGAATAATAAAACTGAAACACTTTATACGTTATATATATTGACTTGTATCGCAAACAATAAACGATATATAGGTATCACAGATAAAGATCCTCAATTGCGCTGGAAGGGTGGTGATGGATATAGAACTAATTTTGAATTATATACAGATATTCGTAAATATGGATGGGAAGAAGGTTTCAAACATGAAATAGTTTCTACAAATCTTACATTAGAAGAAGCTAAAGAAGCAGAGAAAGTTTTTGTTAAAACATATGATACTCAAAATCAAGAGAAAGGCTATAACCATAGGGGCGGAGGAATTTGCTATGGTGGAAATAGACCTCGCGGAAGTATCGGTGAAAAATTAAAGTTATTGCGTAAAAATAAGCATTATACACAAGAAAAGGTTGCGGAAGACTTAGGATTAGTGCGAGCAACAATATCAAATTATGAAGTTGGACGCAGGGTTCCGAGTATGCCAGATTTACAATTGTTTGCTCAATATTATGGTGTCGATTTTGGATATTTTGGAGTAAGCGCAACAGATCCTGACTTTGAATTAAATACAAGAATTATTGAATATTTCAAAAATGAAGCCATAAGTATTGAAGAAAAAATTGCATTATTTAATGATATTATTTTGGCATATACCAAATATATAATAGAAGACGAGGAATAA
- a CDS encoding DUF2357 domain-containing protein, with protein MSFVALEKFNKQFENGGKRTVSELLRLEKEGRFAFYMPDADDVDADMLADRVGKCLPNICEIVSSPYVVLKSEYKQVRTELAAGLTPHGIRSTVKDPKLWKKKDGRLRPEFVYAKTNEDEYDIYENRMVKSLIDRVVRFLDAPMERAKSGVKNLYQSYFQSAALSKIDLVKLMDKDLFTTSDGRSFEDYKKLYYLRAKFSQLRSSAFYKIMSGCPAFAGQPEATNLFVHNKNYNACFCLWRFLDECGAGSLLSEDQIKSVYAAFISLAMIGIYVRFGFQIVNDVGIGRIDEDFSLQGYELENDLFKVIVSASVKKAEIVVQCKKTRTQQTTAINFHTDVSQPPSEEEHFTVSLYRTDYSDCAACVVPGNKNSLKDLESIVRCTVFTFETEPGIYDRMCLVCGSPMVENKKYFYQCEDCGAVYSFIEKNLVWLNRFSVLGKKDI; from the coding sequence ATGTCTTTCGTTGCGCTTGAAAAGTTCAATAAACAATTCGAAAACGGCGGCAAGAGGACGGTGAGCGAACTTTTGCGGCTGGAAAAAGAGGGGCGTTTTGCCTTTTATATGCCCGATGCGGACGACGTCGACGCGGATATGCTCGCCGACAGGGTGGGGAAATGTCTGCCGAATATCTGCGAGATCGTTTCCTCCCCCTATGTGGTGCTGAAAAGCGAATATAAACAGGTCCGCACCGAGTTGGCGGCGGGGCTCACTCCGCACGGGATACGCTCTACGGTGAAGGATCCTAAACTATGGAAAAAAAAGGACGGCAGGCTCCGCCCCGAATTCGTTTACGCCAAGACCAACGAGGACGAATACGACATTTATGAAAACAGAATGGTAAAATCGCTGATCGACCGCGTGGTGCGTTTTCTCGACGCGCCGATGGAACGTGCGAAAAGCGGGGTGAAAAATCTCTATCAGTCGTATTTCCAAAGCGCCGCGTTGAGTAAGATCGACCTCGTGAAACTGATGGATAAAGACCTTTTTACAACGAGCGACGGCCGTTCTTTCGAGGATTACAAAAAACTTTACTATCTTCGTGCGAAATTTTCCCAACTGCGCAGCAGCGCTTTTTATAAGATCATGTCGGGCTGTCCCGCGTTTGCGGGACAGCCCGAGGCGACGAATCTTTTCGTGCATAATAAAAATTACAACGCCTGTTTTTGTCTTTGGCGTTTTTTGGACGAATGCGGCGCGGGCAGTCTGCTTTCCGAAGATCAGATCAAATCGGTCTATGCGGCGTTCATATCGCTCGCAATGATCGGCATTTATGTACGTTTCGGTTTTCAGATCGTAAATGACGTCGGTATCGGACGCATAGACGAGGATTTTTCGCTGCAAGGTTACGAGTTGGAAAACGATCTTTTCAAAGTGATCGTTTCCGCTTCCGTAAAAAAGGCGGAGATCGTCGTGCAATGTAAAAAGACCAGAACGCAGCAGACTACGGCGATAAATTTTCATACCGACGTTTCTCAGCCGCCCTCTGAGGAGGAACACTTTACCGTCAGTCTGTATCGCACCGATTACAGCGATTGCGCCGCCTGCGTGGTGCCTGGCAATAAAAATTCCCTCAAAGACCTTGAATCCATCGTGCGCTGTACGGTATTCACTTTTGAAACGGAACCCGGGATCTACGACAGGATGTGCCTTGTCTGCGGGAGTCCCATGGTCGAAAATAAAAAATATTTTTATCAGTGCGAGGACTGCGGCGCCGTATATTCGTTCATTGAAAAAAATCTCGTATGGCTCAACCGTTTCAGCGTGCTCGGCAAAAAAGATATTTAA
- a CDS encoding McrB family protein — translation MKKISKTTCEQGLKSMIFIAISCFVLFLLSVFEVLEVQRATWYLILLLAVLTAVQWAAAVLVLNFRSDEIGENTDMRKKDWLFTFIPAAAGLALLIVLYASLRGVPFFTIEGKNVLLSLLVLLGGTGLCYLFDYAYITATKKHVVQTTTVKIVKKEKAENPKKQASKEDKREAGKLDPETAVFPDLVSIDKRFLLEPYAPAPSAEVKLHELCSGFNAYLESKGMFYTMETLRAFVGGLACSRFMILEGLSGTGKTSLPKYFAEYCGANVCFTSVQASWKDRSDVFGYYNDFVGKFKETPFLRALYEANYQTDEIHLMVLDEMNLSRIEYYFADFLSVLELDESQWKIELMPVSTGGALPKKLVDGCSVAIPQNVWFVGTANKDDSTFTVTDKVYDRAIVIDFSQRKEANVLKRRVPQIHLGADKLQALFAEAFADPAYNLKRAEYEKFSVLTDFVLDAFDINFGNRILNQIVRFVPVYVACGGTSAKALDLMFSRKVLRKLEGKFDDGIKANLVKLEKLVLDEYGKTEFSSTLETIARLKRKLI, via the coding sequence ATGAAAAAAATCTCCAAAACGACCTGTGAACAGGGTCTTAAATCGATGATATTCATCGCTATTTCATGTTTTGTGCTCTTTTTACTGAGCGTTTTCGAGGTGCTCGAAGTGCAGCGCGCTACCTGGTATCTCATACTGCTTCTCGCCGTGCTGACTGCGGTGCAATGGGCGGCGGCCGTCCTCGTCCTGAATTTCCGTTCGGACGAAATCGGCGAAAATACCGATATGCGGAAAAAAGACTGGCTTTTCACGTTTATACCCGCGGCGGCGGGTTTGGCGTTGCTGATCGTACTGTACGCGTCGCTCCGCGGGGTACCCTTTTTCACGATAGAGGGGAAAAACGTCCTTCTGTCGCTGCTCGTTCTGCTCGGCGGCACGGGGCTTTGTTACCTCTTTGATTACGCCTATATCACGGCTACGAAAAAGCACGTCGTGCAGACGACGACGGTGAAGATCGTCAAAAAGGAAAAGGCGGAAAACCCTAAAAAACAGGCGAGCAAAGAGGATAAAAGGGAAGCCGGAAAACTCGACCCCGAAACGGCGGTGTTCCCCGACCTCGTCTCCATCGACAAAAGATTTTTGCTCGAACCGTATGCTCCCGCGCCCTCGGCGGAGGTGAAACTGCACGAACTCTGTTCGGGTTTCAACGCCTATCTCGAAAGCAAGGGAATGTTTTATACCATGGAAACGCTGCGCGCTTTTGTCGGCGGACTGGCGTGTTCGCGCTTTATGATTTTAGAAGGGCTTTCGGGTACGGGCAAGACTTCGCTGCCCAAATATTTTGCGGAATACTGCGGCGCCAACGTCTGCTTTACGTCCGTGCAGGCCTCATGGAAAGACCGCAGCGACGTGTTCGGGTATTATAACGACTTCGTGGGAAAGTTTAAAGAAACGCCCTTTCTCCGCGCGCTGTACGAGGCGAATTACCAAACGGACGAGATCCATCTCATGGTGCTCGACGAGATGAACCTTTCGCGCATAGAATATTATTTTGCGGATTTCCTGTCCGTGCTGGAACTCGATGAAAGTCAATGGAAGATAGAACTTATGCCTGTTTCCACGGGCGGCGCGCTGCCCAAAAAACTGGTGGACGGCTGTTCGGTCGCCATTCCGCAAAACGTGTGGTTCGTGGGTACGGCGAACAAGGACGATTCCACCTTTACCGTGACCGATAAGGTATACGACCGCGCGATCGTCATCGACTTTTCGCAGAGAAAGGAAGCGAACGTTTTAAAACGCCGCGTGCCGCAGATCCACCTCGGCGCGGATAAATTGCAAGCGCTGTTCGCGGAGGCGTTCGCCGACCCCGCCTATAATTTAAAGCGCGCGGAATATGAAAAGTTTTCCGTCCTCACCGATTTCGTGCTGGATGCTTTCGACATCAATTTCGGCAACCGTATACTGAACCAGATCGTCCGGTTCGTACCCGTGTACGTTGCGTGCGGAGGCACGTCGGCCAAGGCGCTCGATCTGATGTTTTCGCGCAAAGTTTTGAGAAAACTCGAAGGCAAATTCGACGACGGTATCAAGGCAAATCTCGTCAAACTGGAAAAACTCGTGCTCGACGAATACGGCAAAACGGAATTTTCTTCCACGCTCGAAACGATCGCACGTCTTAAAAGGAAATTGATCTGA
- a CDS encoding GspE/PulE family protein: MDINYELLQYYAYKKIIKRKQIKSIYDECTRLGVPIESYMQAKAYCTEVEALPVLGEFYCLPYTEVDMLDIDKSLIEKFEYSFMKKHKFLPVSLNRNGVLLLAVGRPLDTHAQSVIAVEFTCDMDFILVPPTQIDIYIDSIVAVISTTKALGDLQDAGDRDVIDRVMTGGITVVDSVDDVINNPSVRLVDSIIREAIPFKASDIHIEPFERTVKVRYRIDGDLQLRVEFPIESYSAICARLKIMSGINIAERRIPQDGRIGMSINGTEYDFRVSTLPTVYGEKFVIRILDKTSFNFTRTELGFTNEENVVIDKILAHSYGIVLLTGPTGCGKSTTLYSFLKEINKPTVNVITIEDPVEYTMHGVNQVQVNAKANLTFASTLRSILRQDPDIIMVGEIRDEDTAEIAVRAAITGHLVFSTLHTNDAPGAIIRLEDMKVTDYLVADALVGVIAQRLVKRLCPACKKRGKTNETEMKILGIEEPVSVFRPQGCQFCAGTGYKGRVAVHEIMYMSERLRSAVTAGKPLEQLRKISEEEGMVGLWDSCKKLVLKGVTDIAELMGLYDD, translated from the coding sequence ATGGACATCAATTATGAACTTTTACAGTATTACGCCTACAAAAAGATCATCAAGCGCAAGCAGATCAAGTCCATTTACGACGAATGCACCCGTTTAGGCGTGCCGATCGAAAGTTATATGCAGGCAAAGGCCTATTGCACCGAGGTAGAGGCGCTGCCCGTACTGGGGGAATTCTACTGCCTGCCCTATACGGAAGTGGATATGCTCGACATCGATAAATCGCTCATCGAAAAATTCGAGTATTCTTTCATGAAAAAACATAAATTTCTGCCCGTGTCGCTCAACCGCAACGGCGTGTTGCTCCTGGCGGTCGGCCGTCCGCTCGACACGCACGCGCAATCTGTCATCGCGGTGGAGTTCACCTGTGACATGGATTTTATCCTCGTGCCGCCCACGCAGATAGATATCTATATCGACTCTATCGTGGCGGTCATCTCCACCACGAAAGCGCTGGGAGATTTGCAGGACGCGGGCGACCGCGACGTGATCGACCGCGTGATGACCGGCGGTATAACCGTAGTGGACAGCGTGGACGACGTCATCAACAATCCGTCCGTGCGGTTGGTCGATTCGATCATACGGGAAGCCATTCCCTTCAAGGCGTCGGATATCCATATAGAGCCTTTCGAGCGCACGGTCAAAGTGCGCTACCGTATCGACGGCGATCTGCAACTCCGCGTGGAGTTCCCGATAGAATCGTATTCGGCCATCTGCGCGCGGCTCAAGATCATGTCGGGCATCAATATCGCGGAGAGGCGTATCCCGCAGGACGGCCGTATCGGCATGAGTATCAACGGCACGGAATACGACTTCCGCGTATCCACGCTGCCCACCGTCTACGGCGAAAAGTTCGTTATCCGTATTCTCGACAAAACGTCGTTCAACTTCACGCGCACCGAACTCGGATTCACGAACGAGGAAAACGTCGTCATCGATAAAATTCTGGCGCATTCCTACGGCATCGTCCTGCTGACGGGGCCGACGGGATGCGGAAAATCGACGACGCTGTATTCGTTTTTAAAAGAGATAAATAAACCGACGGTCAACGTCATCACCATAGAAGATCCCGTGGAATATACCATGCACGGGGTGAACCAGGTGCAGGTCAACGCCAAGGCGAATTTAACTTTCGCCTCCACGCTGCGCAGTATTCTCCGACAGGATCCCGATATCATCATGGTCGGGGAGATCCGCGACGAGGACACGGCGGAGATCGCCGTCCGCGCCGCGATCACGGGGCATCTGGTCTTTTCCACGTTGCACACCAACGACGCGCCCGGCGCCATCATCCGCCTGGAAGATATGAAAGTGACCGATTACCTCGTGGCGGACGCGCTGGTGGGCGTCATCGCGCAGCGGCTTGTGAAAAGGCTTTGCCCCGCCTGCAAAAAGCGAGGCAAGACCAACGAGACCGAAATGAAGATTTTAGGGATAGAGGAGCCCGTTTCCGTCTTCCGCCCGCAGGGATGCCAGTTCTGCGCGGGCACGGGCTATAAAGGGCGCGTCGCCGTGCACGAGATCATGTATATGAGCGAACGGCTCAGATCTGCCGTGACTGCGGGCAAGCCGCTCGAACAACTGAGGAAGATCTCCGAAGAAGAGGGCATGGTCGGGCTTTGGGACAGTTGTAAAAAACTCGTACTCAAAGGCGTTACGGATATCGCCGAACTTATGGGATTATACGACGATTGA
- a CDS encoding type II secretion system F family protein, with translation MKKYKYTAINLDKKKFTGVFLAEDEQQLARRLAEQSLYLVKASPIKKTTASTFFSASGKVSANELATFCRQFAIMVTTGIPIVDALGILKAQSYSGLLKKTLEFVFEDVKSGLLLSQSLEKHKKIFPQFLRSMIYVGEISGALDKILVTLADYFETDARIKKKTKSAMIYPIILIFMAVGIIVLMVAFIIPTFMDALSSLDIEMPALTMALYNMSVAFQENWKKIVLIVLGAVLTIFLLLRTKKGKDVFDTFKLKAPVIGKITTDLVTARFARAFGLLIDGGMDVVESMETVQIVLGNRYVEKRFKAAIEDVRQGMSLTVALDSYKLFPPLIIQMIAVGERTGSLAEVLIRSCPFFDNQAETALSSIMTVLQPIILVIIGGAVGVLFYAIYSPLLQVMQGFGV, from the coding sequence TTGAAAAAGTATAAATATACGGCGATCAATCTGGATAAGAAAAAATTTACGGGAGTGTTCCTCGCAGAGGACGAACAGCAACTCGCCCGCCGTCTTGCGGAGCAGAGCCTGTATCTCGTCAAGGCGTCCCCGATCAAAAAAACGACCGCAAGCACCTTTTTTTCCGCGAGCGGTAAGGTCAGCGCGAACGAACTTGCCACGTTTTGCCGTCAGTTCGCCATTATGGTGACGACGGGCATTCCCATCGTGGATGCGCTGGGGATATTGAAGGCGCAGTCCTATTCGGGGCTGTTGAAAAAAACGCTGGAATTCGTATTCGAGGACGTAAAGAGCGGCTTGCTCTTGTCGCAGTCGCTCGAAAAACACAAAAAGATATTTCCGCAGTTTCTGCGGTCCATGATCTATGTGGGCGAAATATCGGGCGCGCTCGATAAAATACTCGTCACGCTTGCGGACTATTTCGAAACGGACGCCCGCATCAAAAAAAAGACGAAAAGCGCCATGATCTATCCGATCATACTCATTTTTATGGCGGTCGGCATCATCGTGCTCATGGTCGCATTCATCATACCGACTTTTATGGACGCGCTTTCCTCGCTGGATATAGAGATGCCCGCGCTCACGATGGCGCTGTATAATATGAGCGTCGCGTTTCAGGAGAACTGGAAAAAGATCGTGTTGATCGTATTGGGCGCCGTGCTGACCATATTTTTGCTGCTGCGCACGAAAAAAGGCAAAGACGTTTTCGATACGTTCAAACTGAAAGCGCCCGTCATCGGCAAGATCACGACCGACCTCGTCACCGCGCGTTTCGCGCGCGCGTTCGGTCTGCTCATCGACGGAGGCATGGACGTTGTGGAATCGATGGAAACGGTTCAGATCGTTCTCGGGAACAGATACGTCGAAAAGCGGTTCAAAGCGGCGATAGAGGACGTGCGCCAGGGCATGAGCCTGACGGTGGCACTCGATTCCTACAAATTATTCCCGCCCCTTATCATACAGATGATCGCCGTAGGCGAGCGCACAGGCTCGCTTGCCGAGGTGCTGATCCGTTCCTGTCCGTTCTTTGACAACCAGGCGGAAACGGCGCTTTCCTCCATCATGACCGTATTGCAGCCGATCATCCTCGTCATCATAGGCGGCGCGGTCGGCGTGCTGTTTTATGCCATCTATTCGCCTTTGCTACAAGTCATGCAGGGTTTCGGAGTGTGA
- a CDS encoding prepilin peptidase: MERFYFWVTFVLFAVLGLMIGSFLNVVVYRLPRGMNLAKPASHCTSCGHKLAWYDNIPVFSYLFLRGKCRYCGAAVSPRYILVETANCALWCAAALVFYPRGVAYTASCALALSVLLSAACCDGENMFIPDSLQVALALCALAALFADPVTDWRDKLIGAAVSGGFFLFFYLISFPMFGREGLGFGDVKLMAGAGLLLGWKNSFVAIGFGVLCALVAIGAKKFVFRRACSLYDGAEEFAFAPYLVAGVAFALFAGDAVLNLYLSLFL, from the coding sequence ATGGAAAGGTTTTATTTCTGGGTGACGTTTGTCCTTTTTGCGGTGCTCGGTCTGATGATCGGAAGTTTTCTGAACGTGGTCGTCTACCGCCTGCCGCGGGGCATGAATCTGGCAAAACCCGCCTCGCATTGCACGTCTTGCGGACATAAACTCGCCTGGTACGACAATATTCCCGTATTTTCCTATCTCTTTCTGAGAGGAAAGTGCCGATACTGCGGCGCGGCCGTATCTCCCCGCTATATTCTGGTGGAAACGGCGAACTGCGCGCTGTGGTGCGCCGCCGCGCTGGTGTTTTATCCGCGGGGCGTCGCGTATACGGCGTCGTGCGCGCTGGCGCTCTCCGTATTGCTTTCGGCGGCGTGTTGCGACGGGGAAAATATGTTCATTCCCGACAGCCTGCAAGTCGCGCTCGCGCTGTGCGCCCTTGCGGCGCTCTTTGCCGACCCCGTAACGGACTGGCGGGATAAACTGATCGGCGCGGCGGTGAGCGGAGGATTTTTTCTGTTTTTTTATCTGATCTCTTTCCCTATGTTCGGGCGCGAAGGGCTGGGATTCGGAGACGTCAAGTTGATGGCGGGCGCGGGGCTGCTGCTCGGATGGAAAAATTCTTTCGTTGCCATCGGTTTCGGCGTGCTTTGCGCGCTTGTCGCGATCGGGGCGAAAAAGTTCGTTTTCCGCAGGGCGTGTTCTCTCTATGACGGCGCGGAGGAATTCGCGTTCGCGCCTTATCTCGTCGCGGGCGTTGCGTTCGCTCTGTTTGCGGGCGACGCTGTCCTGAACCTGTATTTGTCACTCTTTTTGTAA
- a CDS encoding prepilin-type N-terminal cleavage/methylation domain-containing protein: MDMRRKKGYSLTEVIVSMALIVLVSVTAFMVCYVGINAENNSDTNMQIFSSAETFRKCFEHTLRQFGKGENEEEKDAFLEGFNDAVSFSFGADISEPFANETLLGGEWKISAPAANTGFRDDGTPKNGLSAYYYGADRAGATYAFEYEAFAALSRVLCRINLRSNVYYVTIEGYLAGSEKAAYLYTEQY; the protein is encoded by the coding sequence ATGGATATGCGTCGGAAAAAAGGGTATTCTCTCACGGAGGTCATCGTGTCGATGGCGCTCATCGTGCTGGTGTCCGTCACGGCGTTTATGGTGTGCTACGTGGGCATAAATGCCGAAAATAATTCGGATACGAATATGCAGATCTTTTCTTCGGCGGAAACTTTCCGCAAGTGTTTCGAACATACTTTAAGACAGTTCGGCAAAGGGGAAAACGAGGAAGAAAAGGACGCGTTTTTGGAAGGCTTCAACGATGCGGTGTCCTTTTCTTTCGGCGCGGATATTTCGGAGCCGTTCGCGAACGAAACGCTTCTCGGGGGCGAATGGAAGATCTCTGCGCCCGCGGCGAATACGGGGTTCCGCGACGACGGCACGCCGAAAAACGGCCTCAGCGCCTATTATTACGGCGCGGACCGCGCGGGCGCCACGTACGCCTTCGAATACGAGGCGTTCGCCGCTCTCTCGCGCGTGCTGTGCAGGATAAATCTGCGCTCGAACGTGTATTACGTCACGATCGAGGGTTATCTCGCCGGTTCCGAAAAGGCGGCGTATCTTTATACGGAGCAATATTGA